TTGTATTCTAGAATATTTGAGTAATATAGAGAATATTTAAGTACATacattacttataataattaattctgcTGTCAGTATGAAGATGAAAACTTATTTAATTGCCTTCAAGAATATCTGTCGTCAACCATATCTAACGTCGACATAATGATgagatttacttttttatacctTCTATTTATGACAGCAAGAGTGCTCCTGTTTGAGAATGACTTTTGTActttacattaatatattatacacatGTATATTTGATATGGATTACATTAATATACACACTCATCATCAAGTCTCTACAGTACTTCAACTGAATGCTCTAAGTGTACCTGTTGCACAATAAAATACCCATACATGCAATTCTTATAAGTTGTTTGCGATAAGATCCTTAGGTGTATTATCACGCGGACTACACGAACACACCTCTGGCGCCATTCATGTACCTACGAACTGTGTAGTCCAGGATCCAGGGACCATTTTTAGTTCAGAAAACCTTCATATTGATATTACGTCATTTTTACCTTACAATAATTTTTGATAGCCTCTCTTGCTTCTAACATAAGGACATTGAAAATTCAACTAACGGGCTGATTTTCTCACTGTtgggtaataaatatttttaataaatttagcaGCTACATTGACCTAGATATTGCGTGGTGCGTTATCCCGGTTCTAATcctatattttgttattgtctgCTACCTTTGTTAGCCTTTTAACGAGGTATTTTGTAAAGGAAAACGTTGGTCTCAGCAATATGTAGCTACTCATGAAAAATTTGCTTGATAGTAATTAGTTATTTGTAAAAGTTTTCACCGGCTCCTGGACTACATTATTTATaacgtcattatcattattcattatcatgTATCGTGACGGTTTGGGGCGTGTTTAATTATTTGCATTCTCATCTGTATCTTACTAAAATTCTCAGATATCATCAagcaaacaatttataatagttTGGCCTAATTTGTTTGGCAGttacgtttaataaaagataaaatatcatattttataatataatattttatgggtCCACTACAAAagaaatcttaaaattattataaactctCTTAAACTCCTTAGTTTTCGGGATACAAAATTAGATATATGCTATAATCTGTGTGctaaattacaacaaaaacctCCTAGTCAGCCCAAACGCTCTAGTTTTTGAGCCATACATCATCACACACTTTGCATTTATTCACATTTTGCATTTATAAGTAGTAGATTCGAGCTTTTCGTAATTACTGTCTTAAGTGTACCTAGAtatgtataatgtttttattaaataatattaggtttTATACTCATAGACAATCGCGTTATCGGAAGATACAGTTGTTAGATCGAAATCGCATTGCCtaagttttaaaactttaagGAATTCCAGAAACAAGTTGCTAGTGACGACGTCACGGAGGAGTTAGCTTTCGTACACAACCGCGGCATGTACACACAAGCACACAATGTAATACCTGTGTACCTGTGTGTATTGTGTCGCTAACTTGCTACAGTTACCAGTTACCACGCAGTAACGAAAGCCAAGAAGCCAAGCAACCAATCAATCAAGCAAATGTTCTTTATTCATGTACACCTTTATATGACTTGTTTCAAGAGTCAGTCTATATGCaacagtttataatataaactgaCTGACTACTTGAGGTGATTACTGATAAGTACCTATATCCGGAGATGTATAATAAACTCAAGTCTGGTATTTCTCTTTTGTTATCATTGTATCACTTCTTCAATCGATGCTACAATTCTAAGTGGTTCGTGGTCATTTCATTTTTACTCGTGGTCTCCTGTACTTCTTTTTTAAATCcacacaaaattttttttttacaggtctTTGTTTTTACTATTTTGATGTGGTATCCTTTTTGTATCACTTTTGTCACTATATTACTTGTATATATTCACTGAAGACGTTGAGGTTTATGCTGCGTTTCTTTCCACCAAAATTTCCCAACACGAGGTTCATTCGAAACGATAGGTTCCTTAAGTAGCCTTAATAATTTAGGAAGAGCTTTGAATTCTGCTGACTTATGCTTCTGTAATTTTGAGACCATGTTTTGTTGATCAGGTTACACATGAGTCTTCTTTCTTAGCTGGACTTTGACAACTTTCATAATTCTCTCATGTAATTCCTCCGATAAACTTTCgctgtttttaaatttaaaggatATGAACTGCATATATTAATAAGTTCATTGGCAATTCAACGTAGGCGATTCGTCGAATATTTTTCTCGAGATTTGAATGCCTCATGAGTCATAAGTCAGCCTAGCAAAAAGTCGTCTGTTTTTTGTGTAGACGCTTTATTATACCTTTACATAGTTTAAACACAGGCTGATGATGTGTCGCCTCACACCCACCATGGTAtctaaaattatcatttaagaCGTTTATGTTTCTACGATAAACTTATGCGGTAGATTACGACAACTGACGTAATCTACCGCATAggtaagttttgacggcctccgtgacgcagtggtatgcgaggtggatttacaaaacggagatcctgggttcgatccacggctgggccgattttcttagttggtccaggtccggTTGGTGGGAgtcgtcggccgtggctatttaccaccctaccggcaaagacgtaccgccatgcgatttagcgttccggtacgatatcgtgtagaaaccgaaagaggcgtgaattttcatcctcctcctaacaagttagcccgcttccatgttagactgcatcatcacttactggtgagattttagtcaagggctaaagaataaataaaacttaagttGAGATGACAAaggcatttaatttttacttgtaTAATCGCCTTTTTTGTTGCTGGGTATGCATTTACGTATTGCGGTTGAAGGTGTTTCCCAAGGTTCTCTTTGGTAAACACGAAACTGCTTTGAATTGCTTCACGCTGATATTTCTGGTgttatctttctttttttctttttattgtggCACTGAGCATGAGAATTCTTCTGCCACTCGTCATTGTACGATAGTATGAGTGAAATGAGGTTTCTCGCGTTTACTCCGTCGCCTGTTTTTTAAGCTGCCCTCAGAACCGGCTTGTCCGCGCTCGTTGGTTCAGTCAATAGTGTTAACAGTAGTGGTAGAAGGCTAATCTTCCGCCTTCTATCAGCCGTTCTACTACAGAGCGACATTAGTAATTCTGTACAAACGTTGGcctatacaattaattattgattaacttattattttttagttatattttagaGATTGCTGGAATGTAAGTTTTGGTTGTACCGTGGTATAAATGTAATCCTATCGAATGTGTATCAATGCAATTGCAACCACCCTCTCAAAACacaacatatttaattaattaaaaaaacattatagatttaaacatttaaattatctttaaacCTTATAATATTAGACAAAAAATTTATACTAGTAGATATGTTACTAACACGACAAAACTGAGGCGCagaaaagtggctaattgtcttaatttcatttagtcgcatagtaaacaacaaaatttatttaaaaaaacatacctaaatatggtctataatgtcgagttgtgtgttcagaaagtataaatactatatacataaacaatacacatatatacatacattatcaactcatattcggcttactgctaagctcgagtctcctctcagaatgggcgATCCATATTGGGCCAACGTGGCAGCCCAAtatggattgacagacttcacacaggcagagaattaagaacattctctggtatgcaggtttcctcacgatgttcttccttcaccgtttgagacacgtgatatttaatttcttaagatgcacacaactgaaaagttggaggtgcatgccccgcataTATAATGCAAATAAACGCTAAATTGTGAACTTGTGCGcttagtggagtagctaaattttccggatcactttttgcggtgattttgtaggcacgtataaCATGTCTATAGTTTAAAATGTCGTTGATCTTAGACGCATATCATCTTACATGATATGGTAGGAGTCACGCAATTACAACGTGCCTACTGACTTTTTTCCATGATCTTAACAGAAGAGTAACTGCGATCACGTTGTTTCATCATTAATTAATGTAAGCATCCACGACGGGACTGATAAAACgcacctccgtggcgcagtggtatcagcggtggatttacaagactaaggtcctgggttcgatccccggctgcgccgattgaggtttttttttaatctgtccagatctggctggtgggaggcttaacaccctacctaccggcaaagccacgccaagccatttagcgttccggtacgacgtcgtgtagaaaccgaaaaggatgtggatttctgcctactcctaataagtaaGTCCGTTCTCATCTTagttttcatcatcacttaacaacaagtgagattgtagtcaagggcaaacttgtaaagaataaaaaaaaattgattggaCGAGCATTTCATCAGTCAATTGTAGAATTTTAAAGTTgtctttaaaaatctttaattgtatttttataagagTTGTCGCGCAGTTATGTGACTGTGGAATGGGGacacgatttttttatattatgtccaggaaaattaaaaaaatacgctttatacttgtATGGTTGAgcgtctggacccttgaaacctgctatcttccaaagccaaacagtccaaactccataattggcttccgtacttacctataataGGAGAATGGGCTGATAAACTTTAAGCCTTCGTAATTTGCAGGTTATAATCAGTCCAATCCAACATAGGTATTGCTATGTATactcactatcaacccatattcggctcactgctgagctcgagtctcctctcagaatgagaggggttaggccaatagactaccacgctgtcccaatgctgattggcagacttcacacaatgcaggtttcttcacgtgatatttaatttcttaaaacatgtATACTAACAAATTACATGAATAAAACGACAACAAActtaaaaatagtataataaacATAGCAACATGTattcacttaaaaaaaatacatattaaccTTTTCAAAATGGCACGTTCGGTGAAATTTAAGGCACACGGAATGTCACTATGAATCACAGGGATTTGCTAAGAATTGCAAAAAtaccatgaaaaaaaaaaataaagaaccaaatattaaaaaaataccatactatataaattaaatacttttttcaattttaattaataagtactGTTTTTTCCGATTCTGATATTTCGTTTCAAAACGGcccatcagtttttcgcaaaaattataatcaataataaatgCAACAAAGTTGCctgtttaaattttgtttaagataaataacttacaagatattaaacaactttaaaactgaaaaaaatagaGAAACTTGTGGTCAACTTGGCATTTGTAGCAGCCTTAATAAATACCCTTCTcattactataattataaattattcgaTTGAGGAAgctttacatatattataatctaaagaaaagaaatataaatacagTTTTAATTATCATTGGCACAATGTATATAACACTCATTTTAACTTAAACACCTAAACcaacaaaaatactttaaaaattcttacaatTAGTTTTTAGTTACGTGCTtaggataaaataattttaacattagtGTTAAGTAACTTATtactatgaaaattttcattacaTAAATAATCACAAAGTTGACCCGTCTGGTGTCCCAGAAGTTTGTGCTTATAATTAGTTAAGTATTATGTTTAAAAGAGGTATCTATCAGCTGATTTTGGGTATTGGTCATTTCGGTTAAATTCTCCAAACTGTGACAAGTGATCAAATCAATTCACATCAAAGCAGTTTTTATTGACTCTACTGGTTCGGGAGGCAGATTCTACTAAAAATGTTGGAATCACTGGTTTTGCTCTTTCAAAATAATCATCAGTTACGATATTTAGAGCCTGTGTCTATAGGTAAGTAACCTTACCGTAATTTTTGTCACTTGATTACTTTATGTCAAGTgccaaagacaaaacttgtgaataagctatctGACGCATACCAGAAGGAAGGAAAGGAAAAGGAAAGAAAGGAAGGAGGTGAAACAAGCTCTAATAATATGTCTTAAGTAACGATGGAGTTTGATGGAAAGCTGCAATTACTTCCAGGCATCCTACtaattagaaattaattaatggtaaattaagttCGAGTTAAGTTTTTCAACAAATTGTTTATGCTTTTGAAAATAACTTTGTAGGAGTAAGGCTTTTATATTGATCTCTATGAAATAGGCAAGGAAGAACTATGACTTCTACTTATTAGTGTAtattatacattaattaaatcaatttttgtgtaaaattgatttaattagaAGCTTGGGTCGACATCATATCGGTACAAACTGAGCAATGATACAAACTACAAACACTACGCTTGtttcatttcataaataaatatttaaataaaaaacctacTTACATATGCTGTGATTAACTCTAAGGTGAAGTGCGCTGAAATGACATAAAAGTCTCAGTAGCTCAGTGGTAAACGGGCCTGGCTCATCACCAGATCGTGTTTCGATGCCGGCCGCTGGTCTTGTGTCAtacccactcttaacacagtcttttaCGACTAtctggaggggaacgggaatatttaTCGTAttcaaaagatatggcaaatagtcttaaaaaaaaacccatttcACATTAGGGCATGTTAttcagttagcgaccaagtctccgGGTCTTAGCTTCATAAGAAGGATCcgagtcacacagcggacgatggaacgagctatgctaggagtatctctgcgtgatcaaatcagaaatgaagagatccgcaaaagaaccaaattcaccgacgtagctcaacgagtcgcgaagctgaagtggacgttggggtctcaagatGCTGGAATATCGATCCCGctctggaaagcgcagtgttggtcgaactaaatttaaataaataataactaattatactAACCCATAACCCAAAgccatttagttttgtttagCACAATTAAACGGTATAAAACTAAATTGGAAAATTAAGTAGgtcattaggtatatatctaataacaatataatatagtcAATAGATGTACACACAGAAATAAGTACGTATCGATTTCGGAGATTCCGATCGTTCAATTTATACAAATAgtagtaatgaaaataattgaaaGTGCAAATAGactatttatttctatattaatagATACTTGCTAACTGATAAGACAACATGCAAATCGAAAAATGTGtgtttttaatacaaagttATATCATAAACTACTTCTTTGTACTCTAGGTACTTATAAATCTGTTACTCTATGTACAAATTGATCTTATGGTCATTTACTTTATTAGAGACACTACTTTAACATTATTAGAATATCATTCTAATGCAGTTGTTTAgatgatcatcattatatcaAACATTAACACATGATTGTATATCTGGTGTATGGATATCCAAAAATAGATTTTCGACATATTgcgtaaaattatcattataatataaatacaggACGGCAATAACAACATTTAAGTACAAATGAAAAGTAGAtaaactattttcattttataaaatctatgtACTTTGTAAAAGTTCtcaactatatatatatatatcacagAATTCTGACGCTACCAGAGTGATCCTCTCTCTTTTCGTAAACGACTGTTTCATTCGAGTATAACTTCTCCTGTATGGCGGCGAAGGACTGGCCTTTTGTTTCGGGGagcaaaattaatataaagataACACCTCCCACGGATAACAGCCCGAAGCACCAGAAGGCGACATAATTACCTAAATTATCCGCGATAACTTGATACAATTTAGTAACAGCGAATGTCATCAGAGCCACGAATATTTGTATAATACATGTTGCTTTGGATTTAATATTCGTGGGGAATATCTCTGACGTTATTGCGAATGGCACAGTAGCTAAGCCAATAGTGTATGAGAATATAAATATAGGTATCACAACAATAGGAATGAATTTGATAGCGACAACGAGCTCTTCGTTTTCAAACTTCATGAAGAAGTAAGCACCTATCACTATGTTAGCAAGTCCAACACCACACGAAGACACTATTAAAAGTGGTTTCCTTCCGAGTCTGTCTACAAGTTGACACGATATGGCCGACGTAAGCAATTGCACTGTCCCAAATAAAATACAAGACTCTTTAGCTCCTAAGCCACCGTCCGCCGCTCCAAATATCTGTTGAGCGTATGATATAATAGCAGTACTACCACAGAATTGCTGAGTAAAATATATgccaaataatattatgagacCTTTTCTGTTACCACCGACGGTGAATAGGTCGCTCCAGCGCCCCTTCTCTTTCATATTTTCGTTAACTAAATGCGTCATGCTATCTAATTCCTCGTTTAAATAATCTCTCCCACGAAGGTGCTTCAACGATATTTCAGCTCTATTTTTGTCGCCGGATTTTATGTAGTAATAGGGCGATTCAGGCATAGCGCTAAATGTTACCACAAAGAGAATAGGTATTGCTATGTTGAAGCTAGCAAGTCCGAGCATCGACACGTAGGGTCCAATGCAATATTGTGACAGGATTCCAAactgaaaaagaaagaaaaaaaaaataaagctcaaatgtaaaatgaaaaaatgaatcGTATTTATTTGCCTAAACAGTGTATACAATGTTGTTTATTAGTAGTCCCAAGTTACAGTTTATTGACATAGTAAGTGCATTTTAATATGGTTAATAGACGGAAGAGATAATAAATTAGTCTAATAATGTCTCTATGtccaaaaattagtaaaacgtACCTACTGATTACGCTTTATTAGTTTAACAAATTTTCAGAGGGTTGGCAGGTAAAGTAAATTAGGCATAATTCGGATCCCTtcctaatttaaattaaatcttgCTAAACGAAATGGGAAGGGACAAAGTTTTTGGAAATATAACATGCAAATAACAAAGTTTGAATTTTACAACGCGATTTCATTACAGTAGTTTTAAACATTCATTAGTTTTGATATCACATTTGCGCTTGTAACACGTTACAGTGCATCTGCCatacaatttctaaaaagactttttcattagtttttttaaatctttattttgctttgtttttaattaatagtctATTATTGATAAAAACGCATTCTTATTCGTTGCGTAATTTAACAGCACATTATGATTtatgtgcggtaagttgaaaattacagccgaggcgatattgctgctcgagccaaaggcgagagctattttataacacatttgcgaggaaacacactttgaacacactttgaAAATGAGTTTGCATCTTTGTCTGTTTTCCTtaggatgacattttgatactcttgtaatttttacacagataacgaagtgcgcacaccagcggttttttttgacaaatgcactaaaaacagccagtattactaataaagtaaattaatatttttgtgtttctgatacagataaatggttgacgtttattgtcaaaattattaaaattaaagaattaaatgttttctttatgatattttatctcacaaagttaattttatttataaaatgttgagcacttttctgacattaaaactctttgctaagatttaaaaaagtaccgttggTTATTATACGGATAATAGAGgttataaattgtattaaggcacatgtgcatttttcattacgatattgaaattggtgaaataggcGATACTTTACGAGAAAATGATtgtgttataaaacacctaatcATAGGTATATACAATAGGGACGTAAAGAAGCGACTTTGTTTATCATTGCTTTTTCGATTATACCAATTGAACCTTTGTTGGTTTTTTGTGGGTATAACCGAGAAGATTAAAGAATGTACCtacgtaaataatatattctgtaTCACTAcaatttaaattgtacatatatCGGGAAACGATTAGCTTATAAAAACAGACAGTTCTCAGAAATATGctgttatgaaaattaaaaatatccacaCTTATATTGTGACTCGTAGGTATTGTATATAACCTCATCGTCTGAACGTCATCACTTAGCTGAGTTCCGAATCTCATGGGATAAATAACAACTCATCTCTTGCATAGCTTCAGCACTCATTCAAACCTCTAGACAATGCTGCTGCCTATTTAGAATCTTATcgttcgttattaacccatattcggcttactgctgagctcgactctcatctcagaatgagaggggttaggacaatccaccacgctgtccccgatgcggattggcagacttcgcacacacAGACTTGAGAAAaatctctggcgtgcaggtttcctcacaatgttttccttcactgtttgagatacgtgatatttaatttcttaagtgcacacaactgaaaaggtgcatgccccggactggattcgaacccacacccttcggaatcggaggcaaaggtcatatccatatCATATATCATATCCATATCTATTGGATAGGATCTTATACTAAATAGAAAAAATCTCAGTAAGAATGACGCACCTTGGACATAACAGTGATGAGGGTGGCCATGGCTCCCCGTACATCATTAGAAGCGATTTCACCCAAGTACATCGGCGCCGCTGTGTACGCAATGCCGTAGCCCAGACCCTGGATGAGGCGCGCGGCATATATCATCGGGATATTGTACGCGAACATCACAAGGATCCAGCCAATGATGTAGGGAATGGCGGCGAGAAGGAGCGTCTTCTTTGTGCCTATTCTGTCTGCGAGGTACGATGCTGGTATAGGGCTGACGGCTGAAAATGagagaaataaaattatgtaacgTGTGCTGTAGGACTGAAAGTATATGGATATAGATCGGCTCAAGTAAGTAACGTTCTTATAAAGGAGCATTTACATCAAACGAATGCTCATTATTAAGAAACAAAGGAGCATTTACATTAAACGAATGCTCATTATTATGAATTGAACATCAAACATTTAATGGAGATGACATTACTCCATTAAAAAGGGTCAATGTacgattaaaattatataatttagggatccgtttgtaaaatattaagctctTAGGAGCTAATTTTTTAAGAGTCAAGTTGAAGTTATTTATGGATATGTGAAAGATTTCAAGAGAGTAGGATATGtgatgaaattacaaggaaaactataacagctaagtacgagccgaaggcgaggtccgcctaaatagaaaccgagtttacaatgggtttagccccgcgtgttacacaattcttttcactactcttgctcaaaaacactgtcatattaccactccacagcggggctaaacaagcatttcagcctctaggggctaaagtaattttgtttttttaattattgtctgttacgagtactaggcAAGCACTGGCTAAAAACGAACCTGAACAAAGAATCATAAAGGAAGCGATCCACGAGCTCTGGTCCTTGGATGTCTGTATAGGGGAGTCTTCCGCCAGCAGTTGCGGCAGTACTGGAGACGTCCATCCCACTGTGGTGCCCGCTGCGGCGGTGATCAGCGTCGCTGGAACGTACAAACATACGATTTACCTATACATCCTCGTTGCTCCTTTGGTTAGTTTTACAAGTGATTACAGGTACTACAACATTCATTATAAATGATaatgtagaggggaggtatgtTGATATAAATAAGAAGGTACTTGATGACTTAAGCTCAGTTaattgttaggcagcgtagactccgttacaaattaattcaagatagattaattcaaaaaataaaattacttcaCCCTACGGATTATTTCAAAACGAATCAAATTAGTTTTTGATAATTAGGTGGTATTCTTCCAATtgcgttttattcattaattacgggacaccctgtattaCGCTTCCATGGCCGATTGGTACTAAAGTAAGAGGTGTCTTCAAGAGCCCAACtcaggatatttttatattttctcatgTTTACATACAACCAAAGGTCAAGACTATATTCACATATACATTATAGGAATACATACTATATATGTGTAATGCTTGTTTACCTTAGCTTAAAGAAATGTATCCTATTTATCTAGGCAATGATAAATATAGCAATAGTACCTGCATAACCTTTCGGGTTACCTTATTCAAGGTGCCCGCTATAAGTGCCACAATGGTATGTGATAAGTCCTACTCGAAATTAAAAAGCAACTACTTACTGCTTAAATATAGAGGCGTAGTATGTTTTGgagaggccctgtatcaaaattggTCGTAGGGGGGGGGTCAGTTTAGGGGTTGGCAgagtaaagaaacaaaaattattgcataaaacaaatataacagtgacttaacctatgtaggatgttgcCATTTTTAGGCTTCACGCTTAATCCAGGATAAAATaattgttcatatttttttgattattttgtaatttaataaaacttatgtATGTATAGTTACAGTTATACCTGGTAGTTGATTTaaagaaattgtaaaaaaaaatatatagcataaATGGCTGGATCTAATAAATACTACGTtaacttagaagtttgattttttcacatcTCCATAGGAACTGAAACAATAATTTGGTGTTTAACTTGATATACtactttcatttatttgaaagtAGTGTTCTAAGAAAGAACAAACAAACGGATAGTCCTATTTCATAATAgcctaatataattatttcatttaacgAAGACTATAAAATACGATGACAGCACATTGTCTTATTTGAAACTAGCCAACGGtctgcggttttacccgcgtagttcccgtttccgtgagaata
This DNA window, taken from Bicyclus anynana chromosome 1, ilBicAnyn1.1, whole genome shotgun sequence, encodes the following:
- the LOC112055837 gene encoding facilitated trehalose transporter Tret1-like, giving the protein MSIRRKWREYVAALSATLITAAAGTTVGWTSPVLPQLLAEDSPIQTSKDQSSWIASFMILCSAVSPIPASYLADRIGTKKTLLLAAIPYIIGWILVMFAYNIPMIYAARLIQGLGYGIAYTAAPMYLGEIASNDVRGAMATLITVMSKFGILSQYCIGPYVSMLGLASFNIAIPILFVVTFSAMPESPYYYIKSGDKNRAEISLKHLRGRDYLNEELDSMTHLVNENMKEKGRWSDLFTVGGNRKGLIILFGIYFTQQFCGSTAIISYAQQIFGAADGGLGAKESCILFGTVQLLTSAISCQLVDRLGRKPLLIVSSCGVGLANIVIGAYFFMKFENEELVVAIKFIPIVVIPIFIFSYTIGLATVPFAITSEIFPTNIKSKATCIIQIFVALMTFAVTKLYQVIADNLGNYVAFWCFGLLSVGGVIFILILLPETKGQSFAAIQEKLYSNETVVYEKREDHSGSVRIL